Proteins found in one Carcharodon carcharias isolate sCarCar2 chromosome 8, sCarCar2.pri, whole genome shotgun sequence genomic segment:
- the txndc15 gene encoding thioredoxin domain-containing protein 15: MGSFGVKAILFMALLTVTRVSANAEVQRDGSPSKHLSAEESDIISNSASDVEVERMDEQTKRKIQFPTAEIADAVLGTGIPSNQEAILSLIQNIKNEHTAFEDKDTPCTDVSGDNGECSVAEEIFPSLTYIPSGSQEGELLGERETGILEPVQVENPAAAEEANATETARAPKVNCDERNMTGLENFIVQILNNTQDLMEFLNANGTDCSVVLFYTPWCRFSADLGPHFNALPRAFPSLQFLALDASQHSSLSTRFGTVAVPNILLFQGVKPMARFNHTDRTLPTLRAFIFNQTGIEAYGTIEVTEQDLSGPLPSVAVRGIDWLLVFSVLFVCVFLVYGTVQSDSIKWLITGQEHEHQD; encoded by the exons ATGGGCAGCTTTGGGGTGAAAGCGATTTTATTCATGGCCTTGCTGACCGTTACAAGAGTGAGCGCgaacg CTGAAGTTCAAAGAGATGGTAGTCCTTCAAAACATCTGTCTGCGGAAGAGAGTGATATAATTTCCAATTCAGCCAGTGATGTTGAAGTTGAAAGAATGGATGAGCAAACTAAAAGAAAAATACAGTTTCCAACAGCAGAAATTGCTGATGCTGTTCTGGGAACTGGAATTCCTTCTAATCAAGAAGCAATATTGTCTCTTATTCAGAATATTAAAAATGAACACACTGCCTTTGAAGACAAAGATACTCCCTGTACAGATGTGAGTGGAGATAATGGAGAATGCAGTGTTGCAGAGGAGATATTTCCTTCCCTTACATATATCCCATCTGGTAGTCAGGAGGGAGAGCtgcttggagagagagaaactggcattCTGGAACCAGTGCAAGTTGAGaacccagcagcagcagaagaagCAAATGCTACTGAAACAGCCAGAGCACCAAAAGTAAACTGTGATGAAAGAAATATGACTGGATTAGAGAACTTCATTGTCCAAATTCTTAACAACACACAA GACCTAATGGAATTCCTGAATGCCAATGGCACTGATTGCTCTGTAGTCCTTTTCTACACACCATGGTGTCGGTTCTCTGCAGACCTTGGTCCACATTTCAATGCACTTCCACGTGCTTTCCCCTCGCTGCAGTTTCTGGCACTGGATGCATCTCAGCATAGCAG CCTTTCTACTAGGTTTGGTACTGTAGCTGTTCCCAACATCCTCTTGTTCCAAGGTGTCAAGCCAATGGCCAGGTTTAACCATACCGACAGAACACTCCCAACATTGAGAGCTTTCATCTTTAATCAAACTG GCATAGAAGCATATGGCACCATTGAAGTGACGGAACAAGATCTAAGCGGTCCACTTCCCAGTGTTGCAGTGAGAGGCATTGACTGGCTGCTTGTCTTCTCTGTGTTGTTTGTCTGTGTTTTTTTAGTTTATGGTACAGTACAGTCAGATAGTATCAAGTGGTTGATCACAGGACAAGAGCATGAACACCAGGACTGA